Below is a window of Arthrobacter sp. SLBN-112 DNA.
GTCGCCGCTCCCGTGGCGTCCTACGTCCCCGCCATTGTCTCCGGCAACCATGTCTACACTTCAGGCCAGCTGCCGTTTATTAACGGCAAACTCGAAGCTACGGGCAAGGTATCCGCCGGTACCGAAGGGTTCGCCGACGAGCCCACGGTGTCCCCCGAAGACGCGCAGAAGTATGCCGCCGTGTGTGCCGTGAACGCCTTGGCCGCGGTCAAGAGCGTCATCGGCGACCTGGACCGGATCACCCGCATCGTCAAGGTGGTGGGATTCGTTTCCTCCGATCCGTCGTTCACGGGCCAGCCCGCCGTCATCAACGGTGCTTCGGAACTGCTGGGCCGCGTCCTGGGAGACGCCGGGCAGCACGCGCGTTCCGCCGTCGGCGTTTCCGTTCTTCCGCTCGACTCTCCCGTAGAAGTCGAACTGATCGCCGAATTCAGCTAGGACCGGTCGCTTCCCTTGCCTCACCTCGCACGACGCCTTTTTGCGCTTCCCCAGGACCTTGAAGGGGCGGCTCAGAGCTGGCTCGAACACGGCGAGCGGACTCCCCGGGCCGCGCGCTACGCCTCTTCTGTTGTCCTCCTGCGTGATTCCCCCACCGGCCTGGAAACGTGGCTGGGTTACCGGCCCGGCTCCTCCCCGTTGGGTGTCCTCGCCTTCCCCGGCGGTTCCCTTGACCCGGCCGACGACGACGCCATGGGTTGGCTGGGCCCCTCACCGCAGCATTGGGCTGAGCAGATGGGAACGGCCGACGTCGGGCTGGCGCGTCGCCACGTGGTGGGTGCCATCCGGGAGCTCTTCGAAGAGACGGGCATCCTGCTGGCCGGTCCGGACATGTCCAACACCGTGGAAGCCACGTCCTCAATTGAGTGGATGCGTGCCCGCATCGCCGTCGCGGACCAGGAGAAGACGCTGGCGCAGGTCCTGGGTAAGCGTGGCCTTTCCCTGCGAACCGATCTGCTCAAATCCCTCGTGAA
It encodes the following:
- a CDS encoding RidA family protein — protein: MCIPAEALSGAATAPASAVEQRLAELGITLPEVAAPVASYVPAIVSGNHVYTSGQLPFINGKLEATGKVSAGTEGFADEPTVSPEDAQKYAAVCAVNALAAVKSVIGDLDRITRIVKVVGFVSSDPSFTGQPAVINGASELLGRVLGDAGQHARSAVGVSVLPLDSPVEVELIAEFS
- a CDS encoding NUDIX hydrolase → MPHLARRLFALPQDLEGAAQSWLEHGERTPRAARYASSVVLLRDSPTGLETWLGYRPGSSPLGVLAFPGGSLDPADDDAMGWLGPSPQHWAEQMGTADVGLARRHVVGAIRELFEETGILLAGPDMSNTVEATSSIEWMRARIAVADQEKTLAQVLGKRGLSLRTDLLKSLVNWRSPDFAHRRFDTRYFAATVPLGQEPSLLEGKGVWGRWVNAAQVVQERSSTALGDEAGQENTVGRPLGELLVPGSVIMIEKMAAANGCIAYLSYKRKPHVYQPVLVEEDGKLMLEVEAAKTVAGDHQRER